The following are encoded together in the Thiobacillus sp. SCUT-2 genome:
- a CDS encoding dioxygenase family protein, whose amino-acid sequence MSARMPVVFVSHGAPDALLKAPETVACWRRIGTEVPAPKAILAVSAHWEARLPTASLAGAPETIHDFSGFAPALHAMRYPAPGAPGLAERAIALLTAAGIAAELHPSRGLDHGAWVPLSAMVPEANVPVTQLSLARHAGPAAHLALGRALAPLRDEGVLLLASGSITHNFDWLHGQETGDPPPLPEAQAFADWLAGRAAAGDVAAMLDYRNTPQGAAAHPSEEHFLPFFVALGAAAGERPARLRPPFTYGGLAMDAYVWPSSTLEP is encoded by the coding sequence ATGTCCGCTCGCATGCCCGTCGTGTTCGTGTCGCACGGCGCTCCCGACGCCCTGCTGAAGGCGCCCGAGACCGTCGCCTGCTGGCGCCGCATCGGCACGGAAGTCCCGGCGCCGAAGGCGATCCTGGCGGTCTCGGCGCACTGGGAAGCGCGCCTGCCGACCGCAAGCCTCGCCGGCGCGCCGGAGACGATCCACGACTTCTCGGGCTTCGCGCCGGCGCTGCACGCGATGCGCTACCCCGCGCCCGGCGCGCCGGGGCTCGCCGAGCGTGCGATCGCGCTGCTGACCGCCGCCGGCATCGCGGCGGAACTGCACCCCAGCCGCGGGCTCGACCACGGCGCCTGGGTGCCGCTGTCGGCGATGGTGCCGGAGGCCAACGTGCCCGTCACGCAGCTCTCGCTGGCGCGCCATGCGGGACCGGCGGCTCACCTCGCGCTGGGCCGGGCGCTGGCCCCGCTGCGCGACGAGGGCGTGCTGCTCCTCGCCAGCGGTTCGATCACCCACAATTTCGACTGGCTGCACGGGCAGGAGACGGGCGATCCTCCCCCACTGCCGGAAGCGCAGGCCTTCGCCGACTGGCTGGCCGGACGCGCAGCCGCCGGCGACGTCGCGGCGATGCTCGACTATCGCAACACGCCGCAAGGCGCGGCGGCGCACCCCAGCGAGGAGCACTTCCTGCCGTTCTTCGTCGCCCTCGGCGCGGCGGCGGGCGAGCGGCCGGCGCGCCTCCGGCCGCCGTTCACGTATGGCGGCCTGGCGATGGATGCCTACGTGTGGCCGTCTTCAACGCTCGAACCCTGA
- a CDS encoding YceI family protein, translated as MKKLALALAFASFAATAFAAPVTYVIDPTHTQPRFEYNHFGYSNQVHSFDKTSGTIVYDAQAKTGSVDVTIDATSVNTGYALLNQHIQDEDFFDTAKYPTITFKSTAVKFQGDKVVAVDGNLTIKGVTKPVTLTVTSFQAMPHPIMKKDAIGANAVTHIKRTEFNMGKYAPYVSDDVTLEIPVEAVAVGKE; from the coding sequence ATGAAGAAACTCGCCCTCGCCCTCGCCTTCGCTTCCTTTGCCGCCACGGCCTTCGCCGCGCCGGTCACCTACGTCATCGACCCGACGCACACGCAGCCGCGCTTCGAGTACAACCACTTCGGCTATTCCAACCAGGTGCACAGCTTCGACAAGACCAGCGGCACGATCGTCTACGACGCGCAGGCCAAGACCGGCTCGGTCGACGTCACCATCGACGCCACGTCGGTGAACACCGGCTACGCGCTGCTGAACCAGCACATCCAGGACGAGGACTTCTTCGACACCGCGAAGTACCCGACGATCACGTTCAAGTCGACCGCGGTGAAATTCCAGGGCGACAAGGTGGTCGCCGTCGACGGCAACCTGACGATCAAGGGCGTCACCAAGCCGGTGACGCTCACCGTGACCTCGTTCCAGGCGATGCCGCATCCGATCATGAAGAAGGACGCGATCGGCGCCAACGCGGTGACGCACATCAAGCGCACCGAATTCAACATGGGCAAGTATGCGCCCTACGTGTCCGACGACGTGACGCTCGAAATCCCGGTCGAGGCGGTCGCGGTCGGCAAGGAATAA
- a CDS encoding YceI family protein, which translates to MHPDANPATVPHAPHPRARRTVALAGLAALLLAGAVQAAEFNRLLPDKSAIGFGYRQMNVPMEGRFSRFGGTIRFDPASPAAAQAQIAIELASIDTGFPEGNDEVGGKLWFDIRQFPQARFVSTSVKPLGNNRFQVTGKMTIKGRTHDATAPATFRQEGSLGVFEGSFVLKRADYGIGEGMWADFGTVANEVQIRFRLVAAAAAGKQ; encoded by the coding sequence ATGCACCCCGACGCCAATCCCGCCACCGTTCCCCACGCTCCGCATCCGCGCGCCCGCCGCACGGTGGCGCTCGCCGGCCTCGCGGCCCTGCTGCTGGCAGGCGCCGTCCAGGCGGCCGAGTTCAACCGCCTGCTGCCCGACAAGAGCGCGATCGGATTTGGCTACAGGCAGATGAACGTGCCGATGGAGGGCCGCTTCAGCCGCTTCGGCGGCACCATCCGCTTCGACCCCGCCAGTCCGGCGGCCGCGCAGGCGCAGATCGCCATCGAACTCGCCAGCATCGACACCGGATTCCCCGAGGGCAACGACGAGGTGGGTGGCAAGTTGTGGTTCGACATCCGGCAGTTCCCGCAGGCGCGCTTCGTCTCGACCTCGGTCAAGCCGCTCGGCAACAACCGCTTTCAGGTGACCGGCAAGATGACGATCAAGGGCCGCACGCACGACGCGACGGCGCCGGCCACCTTCCGCCAGGAGGGCAGCCTGGGCGTGTTCGAAGGCAGCTTCGTGCTGAAGCGCGCCGACTACGGCATCGGCGAAGGCATGTGGGCCGATTTCGGCACCGTCGCCAACGAGGTGCAGATCCGTTTCAGGCTGGTTGCCGCGGCGGCAGCCGGCAAGCAGTAG
- a CDS encoding LysR family transcriptional regulator, translated as MDRLDSMRLFVRVAELGSFSAVAQQMNVARSVVTRQVAALEAHLGTKLLARSTRRLSLTSAGATYLEQCREILGLVDAAEAGLTEDSQAPRGHLRITLPFSFGIRQLMPMFGDFMRANPEISFALEFSDRRANLIEGGFDLAIRIADRLEPGDVARKIGSSRGVVLAAPDYVKRHGRPRHPRELIRHECFGYVLDERSSWPFVIDGKTQWFPVAGRLQANSGDALLAAAVAGLGIVTLPTFVAETAVRERQLEILLPPFRMPELGIYAVFPSNRYVPHRVRTLVDYLAQRIGASPPWDAILPRE; from the coding sequence ATGGATCGACTCGACAGCATGCGCCTGTTCGTCCGCGTCGCCGAGCTGGGCAGCTTTTCCGCCGTGGCGCAGCAGATGAACGTGGCGCGCTCGGTGGTGACGCGGCAGGTGGCGGCGCTCGAGGCCCATCTCGGCACCAAGCTCCTGGCGCGCAGCACGCGGCGGCTCAGCCTGACGTCCGCCGGCGCGACCTATCTCGAGCAATGCCGCGAAATCCTCGGCCTGGTCGACGCCGCCGAGGCCGGCCTGACCGAGGACAGCCAGGCGCCGCGCGGCCATCTCCGCATCACGCTGCCGTTTTCCTTCGGCATCCGCCAGCTGATGCCGATGTTCGGCGATTTCATGCGGGCCAACCCGGAGATCTCGTTCGCGCTGGAGTTCAGCGACCGCCGCGCCAACCTGATCGAAGGCGGCTTCGACCTCGCCATCCGCATCGCCGACCGCCTCGAGCCGGGCGACGTCGCGCGCAAGATCGGCAGCAGCCGCGGCGTCGTGCTCGCCGCGCCGGATTACGTGAAGCGCCACGGCCGGCCGCGCCACCCGCGCGAGCTGATCCGCCACGAATGCTTCGGCTACGTGCTCGACGAGCGCTCGAGCTGGCCCTTCGTCATCGACGGCAAGACGCAGTGGTTTCCGGTCGCCGGGCGGCTGCAGGCCAACAGCGGCGATGCCCTGCTGGCCGCGGCGGTCGCCGGGCTCGGCATCGTCACCCTGCCGACCTTCGTCGCCGAAACCGCGGTGCGCGAGCGCCAGCTGGAGATCCTGCTGCCGCCATTCCGGATGCCGGAGCTCGGCATCTACGCGGTCTTCCCGAGCAACCGCTACGTTCCGCACCGCGTGCGGACCCTGGTCGATTACCTGGCGCAGCGCATCGGCGCCAGCCCGCCGTGGGACGCGATCCTGCCGCGCGAGTAG
- a CDS encoding HIT family protein, whose translation MNQAAAKPCPFCVLEPHRIVAEDERAVAYRDGFPVSLGHTVIIPRRHFATLFEATEAEQLALFGMLAQAKEVLDRLHQPDGYNIGINHGQAGGQSVPHLHIHLIPRYRGDKEDPRGGVRWILPDKAKYWA comes from the coding sequence ATGAACCAAGCCGCCGCCAAACCCTGCCCCTTCTGCGTGCTCGAGCCGCACCGCATCGTCGCCGAGGACGAACGGGCCGTCGCCTACCGCGACGGTTTCCCGGTCTCGCTGGGACACACCGTCATCATCCCGCGCCGCCACTTCGCGACCCTGTTCGAGGCGACCGAAGCCGAGCAGCTCGCGCTGTTCGGGATGCTGGCGCAGGCCAAGGAGGTGCTGGACCGGCTGCACCAGCCCGACGGCTACAACATCGGCATCAACCACGGCCAGGCTGGCGGCCAGAGCGTGCCGCACCTGCACATCCACCTCATTCCGCGCTATCGCGGCGACAAGGAAGACCCGCGCGGCGGCGTGCGCTGGATCCTGCCGGACAAGGCCAAGTACTGGGCCTGA
- a CDS encoding rhodanese-like domain-containing protein: protein MYNTFKPEQPMGLMDFVRAAKACTREISPQVLQDKLTAKEDLLLLDVREPGEFQGGHIKGAHLVPRGLIEAAADPAYPKHLPELAAARDRQVVVYCATSGRSAMAAAVLQMMGFKNVLNMEGGYTRWVADGLPQEQEANY, encoded by the coding sequence ATGTACAACACCTTCAAACCCGAACAGCCCATGGGCCTGATGGACTTCGTCCGCGCCGCCAAGGCCTGCACCAGGGAAATCTCCCCCCAGGTCCTGCAGGACAAGCTCACTGCCAAGGAAGACCTGCTGCTCCTCGACGTGCGCGAGCCCGGCGAATTCCAGGGCGGCCACATCAAGGGCGCGCACCTGGTGCCGCGCGGCCTCATCGAGGCCGCCGCCGATCCCGCCTATCCCAAGCACCTGCCCGAGCTGGCCGCCGCGCGCGACCGCCAGGTCGTCGTCTACTGCGCCACCAGCGGCCGTTCCGCCATGGCAGCCGCCGTGCTGCAGATGATGGGCTTCAAGAACGTGCTGAACATGGAAGGCGGCTACACGCGCTGGGTCGCCGACGGCCTGCCGCAGGAGCAGGAAGCCAACTACTGA